A window of Malania oleifera isolate guangnan ecotype guangnan chromosome 5, ASM2987363v1, whole genome shotgun sequence contains these coding sequences:
- the LOC131156280 gene encoding protein RADIALIS-like 4 isoform X2, translated as MEDFPRVLCGWSWEENKKFEVALAVVDEGDPHRWEAVAAMVGGKKSAEDVQKHYVILLQDLQLIESGELDHKLGEGQAQDQPCVQVGCTWNDEDNRVMFG; from the exons ATGGAAGATTTTCCGAGGGTGCTGTGCGGGTGGAGTTGGGAGGAGAACAAGAAGTTCGAGGTGGCTCTGGCTGTGGTTGACGAAGGAGACCCGCATCGGTGGGAGGCTGTGGCTGCCATGGTTGGAGGGAAGAAGAGCGCAGAGGATGTGCAGAAACATTATGTGATCCTTCTGCAAGATTTGCAATTGATCGAATCCGGCGAGCTTGATCATAAACTGGGAGAGGGTCAAGCTCAGGATCAGCCCTGTGTTCAAGTTGGATGCACTTGGAATGATGAAGATAACAG GGTAATGTTTGGTTAG
- the LOC131156280 gene encoding protein RADIALIS-like 4 isoform X1 produces the protein MEDFPRVLCGWSWEENKKFEVALAVVDEGDPHRWEAVAAMVGGKKSAEDVQKHYVILLQDLQLIESGELDHKLGEGQAQDQPCVQVGCTWNDEDNSLLLQLDIN, from the exons ATGGAAGATTTTCCGAGGGTGCTGTGCGGGTGGAGTTGGGAGGAGAACAAGAAGTTCGAGGTGGCTCTGGCTGTGGTTGACGAAGGAGACCCGCATCGGTGGGAGGCTGTGGCTGCCATGGTTGGAGGGAAGAAGAGCGCAGAGGATGTGCAGAAACATTATGTGATCCTTCTGCAAGATTTGCAATTGATCGAATCCGGCGAGCTTGATCATAAACTGGGAGAGGGTCAAGCTCAGGATCAGCCCTGTGTTCAAGTTGGATGCACTTGGAATGATGAAGATAACAG CTTGCTGCTGCAACTGGACATAAACTGA